From the Burkholderia ubonensis subsp. mesacidophila genome, the window ACGCGCCGTCGGCAGGCGCTCAAAGCGGCACGCTGCGGTCGTCGCTCGCGCCCGCCGTGGCGCCCGCCGAAAAGCACGGGCCGTCGGCCGGCATGTGGATCGGCCTTGGCCTGATCGTCGCGGTGATCGCGCTGGTGCTGCGCTGGACGCTGCGGCGCGCGCGCTCGGCCGGCGACACGCGCGCCGACGACGAACGCCGCGCGCAACTGAAGCGCGCGACCGACGTGCTCAACGACATCCGTCCGCTCAAGCTCGACGCGCGCCTGTCGACGGCGCCCGGCGCCGCCGCGCTCACGAGCGAGCTCGAGGGGATCGAGACCGATGCGCGTGAACTCGTCGAAGCGCTGTCGAACGGCAAGAACCCGGTGCCGTCGTACCGCGTCGACGAACTCGAGAAACGCCACGCGAGCGTGAAGGCTCGCGTCGAAGGCCGGCCCGATCCGGCTGCGCCGGCGAGCGCGCCGGCCGGCGGCAGCGGCTCGGTGTTCGCGCAGGAAGCGGACCGTCTGAGCGGCGCGCAGGGCCAGCCCTACCCGCCGCAGCAGGTTCCGCCGCCCTATCCGCCGCAGCAGCAACCGCCCGTCGTGATCCAGCAAGGCGGCGGCGGCTTCGGCGGCGGCATGGGCGGACTCCTGACCGGCGTGCTGCTCGGCCAGGCGATGTCCGGCGGACGCGACCGCGTGATCGAGCGCGAGGTGATCGTCGACGACGAGCACCGCCGGCGCGAAGCCGATCCGGGCTTCGACCTCGGCCGCGGCGACGATACGAACTGGGATAACGGCAGCGGCAGCAGCGGCGGCGTCGATCTCGGCAGCAACGACGACGGCTGGACCGACACCTGATCGTCGCGGTTCGGGCGCTGCGCATCGCGCGTCAGCGTCCCGCGCGGTCGGGCTCCAGCGGATGCGGAGCCCGACCGTCGCGCCGATTTGTCAATCATTCAAAGATGGGCTATCGGCAATGGGGCACGTTCGCTATCATGCGGCCATCGGCGTGCCACCGACCCTGAATTCGACGCAGCGCGTCGCGGCACGCCTCCACTTGCCCCAACCAGGAGAAAGCCGCTCATGAGCATCATCAAGGAATTCAAGGAGTTCGCCGTCAAGGGCAACGTGATGGATCTCGCCGTCGGCGTGATCATCGGCGGCGCGTTCTCGAAGATCGTCGACTCGATCGTGAAGGACCTGATCATGCCGGTCATCGGCGTCCTGACGGGCGGCCTGGATTTCTCGAACAAGTTCGTACTGCTCGGCACGATCCCGCCGTCGTTCAAGGGTAATCCCGATTCGTTCAAGGACCTGCAGGCCGCGGGCGTCGCGGCGTTCGGCTACGGTTCGTTCATCACCGTGCTGATCAACTTCATCATCCTCGCGTTCATCATTTTCCTGATGGTGAAATTCATCAACAAGCTGCGCAAGCCCGCGGAAGCCGCGCCGGCCGCGACGCCGGAAGACACCGTGCTGCTGCGCGAGATCCGCGATTCGCTCAAGCAGCGCTGAGCACCGCCCGACATCGTCAGCCAGGCCCGCCGCGTGCGGGCCTTTTTGTTGCCGCGCGCCATCCGGGACGCCGCGCCGGCGCCTCGCATTTTTTTGTGACGAGCGGATGCACGCACCGGGAAACCGGGTCTATGATGGAGACTAAACGACAGTACAGGCGCCAAGCGCTGACTGTGTCGATCGTGGCGAAGCGGGTCGACGGGAGACATCGATCGTCGCACCGCACGAATGCAGCATCTTCGTGTGCTATAAAGGATCGACATGCGGCGTACATAGCCGGGAGTGGGTCGCATGAAAATGCCGCATTTCTTGCAATTGTTTTTGAGGCGAGTGTTTATGTCCTTCCCGAAGAAACGCCGACGCGCGCAGCAGGATGGCCAGGAATCGTTCCTCGCGGTATTGCGCCACTCGAAACCGTTCGCCCAGCTCGACACCAAGATCGCACGCGCCCGCGCGCAGGACGAACCGGTGCTGTACGCGCATGTGCTTCCCGGCCTGGACGTGCTCCTGTGCAGCATACGCGGCGCACAGCCGCCGTACCCGGCCATCGCCGAGTTGCGCAAGCGCTGCATCGAGTCGATCGCCAATGCGCTCGAGCAGCCGCTCGACGGCCTCGAAAACGGCGGCTACTGGTACGAGTCCAACGGCTTCGGCTTCCTCGTGTTCGCGAGCCGCGCCCGTGCGCGCATCCTGCCCGAATTTGGTGCGGGCACGAAAGCGAGCCTGCGCAGCGGGGTCGGGCGACAGAACGCCGGGGACACGACGCCCCGCTCTCTCGGCTGATTCAACGCCGGTTTTCGATGGGCCGCCTCCGGGCGGCCCATCTGTCATTCGCGCGCCGCACGCACGGCCTTCACGCCTGCCGGCGCCCGTTTCCCGGCCTGACGATATCGATGAACGCGGCGAAGTCGGCGTCGGCAAGCCCCATCGCCGCGCCTAGCCGCAGCACCTGCTGGACGGTGGCCGACACCGGCATCACCGCGCCCGTGTCGCGCGCCGCGTCGGCAATCGTGTCGACGTCCTTCTGAAACGTGCCGAGCGCGCCGATCGGCGGATGGCCGCCCGAGGTCATGCGCGGCACGAACGTCTGCAGCAGCACCGAATCCGCCCAGCCGCCGGCCAGCGCTTGCGCGAGGCGCGCGGCGTCGATGCCGCTCGCCTGCGCGAGCCCGACCGCCTCGGCGATCGCGGTGACGGTCGCGGTGACGATCGCCTGGTTGCACAGCTTCGCGGTCTGGCCCGCGCCCGCGTCGCCCATGTGCGTGATGCGCGCGGCGTACGCGTCGATCAGCGGCCGCACCGCATCGAGATCCTCCGCGCAGCCGCCCGCCATCACCGCGAGCGTGCCGGCCTGCGCGCCGGGCACGCCGCCCGACACCGGCGCGTCGACCCAGCCGACGCCGAGCTCCGCCGCGCGCTTCGCATAATCGCGCGTCACGCCGGGCGGAATGCTCGAGTGATCGACGATGCGCCGCACACGGCGCGCCGCCGCGTCGCCGGACAGCAGCCCGTCCGGGCCGAACACGACATCGCCGACCGCGCGCGCATCCAGCACGCACAGCAGCACCGTTTCGACCTGCTCCGCCAGCGCGCGCGGCGTATCGACGACCTGCGCGCCGTCGGCCGCGAGCGCCTCCGATTTCGCGCGCGTGCGATTCCACACGCCGACGCGATGGCCCGCCGCCAGCAGATGCCGAATCATCGGCGCGCCCATCAGTCCCGGTCCGCAAAATCCGACTTCCACGATACGCCTCGTCTCCGATATGGGTTGAACTTGCCGCCCATCATACCTATCACTCAAGAAGCCGGGCGCATTCCGCACGTGGCTGCGCTTGTGCGCTGCGCCCGCGGCGGAACCCGACACGACAGGGAGCGCATCATGAGCGACCACACTTATAAGCTGATCGAACTGACCGGCTCGTCGCGCGAATCGAGCGACGACGCGATCCGCAATGCCATCGCGAAAGCCGCGTCGACGCTGCATAACCTGCACTGGTTCCAGGTGACCGAAACGCGCGGCCACATCGAAGGCAACCAGGTGATTCACTGGCAGGTGACGCTGAAAGTCGGCCTGCGCATCGACGACTGACGCGCGAGCGCCGCGTCACGCCTCATCCCGCCCCGGATGCGCGCCCCGCGCATCCGCGCGCCCTTCGTGCGCCCCGTGCCTGCCGCGATCGCTGCCGTGCCGGCGACCTCCTGCGGGTATCCATCTCTTGACGCTCTTTTTCGTTCATATTAAAAACCATATACCCCCTTCCCCCTCGATCAGCCTGGGCATATAAACGGAGAAATCATGAGTCAGCAACGCGAGGCGATCGACACGTACCTCTTGCGCGTCTTGCACACCCTGTTGATGGAGCGCAGCGTCACGCGCGCGGCCGTCAAACTGAACCAGTCGCAGCCGGCGATCAGCGCCGCGCTGCGGCGCCTGCGCGACATCACCGGCGACCCGTTGCTCGTGCGCGGCAAGTCCGGCATGGTGCCGACCGAATACGGGCTGCGCCTGCTGGAGCCCGTGCAGAACGCGCTGCGCGAGATCGAGCGGATCAAGTTCCAGCAGCACAGCTTCGATCCGGCGACGTCGATCCGCTGCTACCGGATCGGCTGCCCCGACTACCTGAATGTGCTGTTCGTGCCGACCGTCGTCGAGCGCTTCCGTCTGGCCGCGCCGAACGCGACGCTCGAGTTCCACTCGCTGGGCCCCGCGTTCGACTACGAGCTCGCGCTCGAGGACGGCAAGCTCGACATCGTGGTCGGCAACTGGCCGGAACCGCCGGAGCAGCTGCACCTGTCGAACCTGTTCGTCGACGAGATCGTCTGCCTGATGAGCAACACGCATCCGTTCGCGAAGCGCGGCGGCCTCACGCTCGACCAGTACCTGAACGCACCGCACCTCGCGCCGACGCCCTACTCGGTCGGCCAGCGCGGCGCGATCGACGTGCACCTCGCGCGCGAGCGGCTCAAGCGCCACGTGGTCGTCACGCTGCCGTACTTCAACCTCGCGCCGTACGTGCTCGTGAAGTCCGACCTGATCTTCACGACGACGCGCCTGTTCGCCGACCACTACGCGAAGTTCCTGCCGCTGTCGGTCGTGCCGGCGCCGCTCGACTTCCCGCCGATGCAGTACTACCAGCTCTGGCACGAACGCTGCCATTACTCCGACGAAGTGCGCTGGCTGCGCAGCCTCGTCGCCGAGGCCACCCGCACGCTGATCGAGGCGTAACGGCGCGCTTTGCCTGCCGCCGCCGCGCGCCATGGCGGCGCGTGGCGGAGGCAGGCGCGGGTCAGCGCGACGCGTCGACCAGCGCCTGCGCAAGCGCGTTGTGGCGCGCGATGACGGGCGGCAGGTCGAGCGTCGCCAGGCGTCCTTCGCGCACGACGACCTTGCCGTTCACGACCGTGTACGCCGTCTGCGACGGCGCGCAGAACACCAGCGCCGCGACCGGATCGTGCAGCGCCCCGGCAAACAGCGGCTGGCGCAGGTCGAACGCGGCGAAGTCGGCCGCCATGCCGGGCTTCAATGCGCCGATGTCGTCGCGGTTCAGCACCTGCGCGCCGCCCAGCGTCGCGATTTCGAGCGCCTCGCGCGCGGTCATCGCATCCGGCCCGAAGCCGACCCGCTGCAGCAGCAGCGCCTGGCGCACTTCCGCGACCATCTGTGCACCGTCGTTGGACGCCGAACCGTCGACCCCGAGCCCGACCGGCACGCCCGCGAGCCGCATCTTCTTCACCGGCGCGATGCCCGACGCGAGCCGCATGTTCGAGCACGGGCAGTGCGCGACGCCCGTGCCGGTGCGCGCGAACAGGCCGATGCCGGCGTCGTCGAGCTGCACGCAGTGCGCATGCCAAACGTCGTGCCCGACCCAGCCGAGATCCTCTGCATATTCGGCGGGCGTCATCCCGAACTTCTCGCGGCTGTACGCGATGTCGTTGACGTTTTCCGCGAGGTGCGTGTGCAGCGACACGCCGTGCTCACGCGCGAGCACGGCGGCGTCACGCATCAGTTCGCGGCTCACCGAGAACGGCGAGCACGGCGCGACGACCACGCGCAGCATCGCGTAGCGCGCTGCGTCGTGGTAGGTCTCGATCAGCCGCTGCGCGTCGCGCAGGATGTCCGGCTCGCGCTCGACGACCGAATCGGGCGGCAGGCCGCCGTCGCGCTGGCCGACGCTCATCGCGCCGCGGCTTGCGTGAAAGCGCATGCCGATCCGCTGCGCGGCCGCGATGCTGTCGTCGAGCCGGCTGCCGTTCGGGTAGATGTACAGATGATCGCTCGACGTCGTGCAGCCGGACTGCAGCAGCTCGGCCATCGCGGTCAGCGTCGACACCTCGATCATCTCGGGCGTCAGGTGCGCCCAGATCCGGTACAGGTTCGTGAGCCAGCCGAACAGCTCGGCGTTCTGCGCGGCCGGAATCGCGCGCGTCAGGCTCTGGTACATGTGGTGGTGCGTGTTCACGAGCCCCGGGATCACGAGGTGCCCGCGCAGGTCGAGCACCTCGTCGGCCGTGTCGGGCAGCTCGGCGCTCGGGCCGACCGCGACGATCCGGTTGTCTTCGATGTAGAGCCCCGCGTCGCGCAGCTCGCGGCGCGTATCGTCCATGGTCACCAGCACGTCGGCGTGCTTGACCAGCAAGGTCTTCGGGCGGGATGGGGAATCGTGCGGCGCGCGGGCGGGCGCGCCGGAGTGCTGCTCGAGGTTCATGCGTTCTCCGCGTCGGTCTGCCCCAGGGCGGTGCCTGTGGGCGGTCACAAAGCCGTTCGAACGCTGATTCGCGGCACGCCCGGTGCCCGCGTCCGTTCGAACGCCATGGCCCGGTTACCCGGCGTGCTCGCCGTCTTCGGGGTACGCGTCGGCCGGAGCCGACGCGCACGGCGGGAGGATCGCGCAAGCGCGTGCGGCACACAATGCGCGACCCCGAATACCCAGGTTCACGGTTCCGATATGGTACGCGCGCAGCCAGTGCGCGGCGGCGTCCGGCCGCGCGCGGAACGGTGCTGAAACAGCGTTGGAACGGCGTTTTTCGCGCCGTCGACAGCGGCTCATGCGTAGCGCATTATCTTTGCTATCGCTCGCGGTTTTGCATGGTGAACCTTCTTAAAATGCCTGCACGGCGCTCGCTTCAACTTCGCCGACGGGTATGTAGCCACGTGACGTGGAGCCTCGATCCGCCGCACAGTCATTGGATCGGGCCGCCGCCGAACCTCGCATTCACACAAGGACACTACGAATGGGAAAGCTCACTACCCACGTACTCGATACGGCGCACGGTCGTCCCGGCGCCGCGCTCAAGGTGGACCTCTACGCGCTGGACGGCGAATCGCGCCGCGCAATCAAGACCGTGCTGACCAATAGCGACGGCCGCTGCGACGCGCCGCTGCTCGAAGGCGCCGCGCTCGCCGCCGGCGAATACGAGCTGGTGTTCCATGCCGGCGACTACTTCGCGTCGATCGGCGTGCAGGTCCCCGAACCCCGTTTCGTCGATCGCGTCGTGCTGCGCTTCGGCATCGCCGACCCGGGCGCGCACTATCACGTGCCGCTGCTCGTGTCGCCGTGGTCGTACAGCACCTATCGCGGCAGCTGACACCGTATCGGCCGCCCGCAACAAGACAACGATCTGAGTCTGGAGGAGTTTCATGGAAGGCTTCATCACCGACTGGCTGAACCTCGCGCTGCGATGGCTGCACGTCATCGTCGCCATTGCGTGGATCGGCGAGTCCTTCTATTTCGTCGCGCTCGACAACAGCCTGAAACCGCCGACCGACCCGAACCAGCGCAAGCGCGGTGTGTTCGGCGAGCTGTGGCACGTCCACGGCGGTGGTTTCTACAACATGCAGAAGTACACGGTCGCCCCGCCGGAAATGCCGGATGACCTGCATTGGTCCAAGTGGCCGTCGTACACGACCTGGCTGTCGGGCTTCTCGCTGTTCTTCGTGCTGTACCTGCTCGCGCCGAACACGTACCTGATCGACAAGAGCGTGCTCGACATGGGCCCGGTGGTCGCCGTCGCGTCCGCGCTCGGCTTCCTGATGGCCGGCTGGATCGTCTACGACTCGCTGTGCCGCATCCTCGGCACCAACGACCGCGTGCTCGGCATCTGCGTCGGCATCTATGTCGTCGCCGCCGCGTACCTCGCGTGCCACATCTTCGCAGGCCGTGCCGCGTACCTGATCGTCGGCGCGATGCTCGCGACGATCATGTCGGCGAACGTGTTCTTCGTGATCATCCCCGGCCAGCGCAAGATGGTCGACAAGATGCTCAAGGGCGAGGAGCCGAACCCGATCTACGGCAAGCGCGGCAAGCAGCGCTCGGTGCACAACACGTACTTCACGCTGCCCGTCGTGTTCGCGATGCTGTCGAACCACTATGCGATGACGTACACGAACAAGTTCAACTGGGTCGTGCTCGTGCTGATCATGCTGGCCGGCGCGCTGATCCGCCAGTTCTTCGTGATGCGTCACCGCGGCAAGCAGCTGTGGTACCTGCCGATCGGCGGCGTCGCGCTGCTGGCAGGCGCGCTGGTATGGACGACGCCGAAGCCGGTCGCGCCGGAAGCGCAGGCCGCGAACGCGCCGAAGGTCGTGATCAACGACATCATGCCGATCCTGCAGCAGCGCTGCGTCGAGTGCCACTCGGCCAAGCCGACGC encodes:
- a CDS encoding 8-oxoguanine deaminase, which produces MNLEQHSGAPARAPHDSPSRPKTLLVKHADVLVTMDDTRRELRDAGLYIEDNRIVAVGPSAELPDTADEVLDLRGHLVIPGLVNTHHHMYQSLTRAIPAAQNAELFGWLTNLYRIWAHLTPEMIEVSTLTAMAELLQSGCTTSSDHLYIYPNGSRLDDSIAAAQRIGMRFHASRGAMSVGQRDGGLPPDSVVEREPDILRDAQRLIETYHDAARYAMLRVVVAPCSPFSVSRELMRDAAVLAREHGVSLHTHLAENVNDIAYSREKFGMTPAEYAEDLGWVGHDVWHAHCVQLDDAGIGLFARTGTGVAHCPCSNMRLASGIAPVKKMRLAGVPVGLGVDGSASNDGAQMVAEVRQALLLQRVGFGPDAMTAREALEIATLGGAQVLNRDDIGALKPGMAADFAAFDLRQPLFAGALHDPVAALVFCAPSQTAYTVVNGKVVVREGRLATLDLPPVIARHNALAQALVDASR
- a CDS encoding urate hydroxylase PuuD, with the protein product MEGFITDWLNLALRWLHVIVAIAWIGESFYFVALDNSLKPPTDPNQRKRGVFGELWHVHGGGFYNMQKYTVAPPEMPDDLHWSKWPSYTTWLSGFSLFFVLYLLAPNTYLIDKSVLDMGPVVAVASALGFLMAGWIVYDSLCRILGTNDRVLGICVGIYVVAAAYLACHIFAGRAAYLIVGAMLATIMSANVFFVIIPGQRKMVDKMLKGEEPNPIYGKRGKQRSVHNTYFTLPVVFAMLSNHYAMTYTNKFNWVVLVLIMLAGALIRQFFVMRHRGKQLWYLPIGGVALLAGALVWTTPKPVAPEAQAANAPKVVINDIMPILQQRCVECHSAKPTLMGSAPAGVMFDTPDEVSKNAQRIYEQAVRLKAMPIGNVTHMTDDERTKLAAWFEGGANK
- the mscL gene encoding large conductance mechanosensitive channel protein MscL; the protein is MSIIKEFKEFAVKGNVMDLAVGVIIGGAFSKIVDSIVKDLIMPVIGVLTGGLDFSNKFVLLGTIPPSFKGNPDSFKDLQAAGVAAFGYGSFITVLINFIILAFIIFLMVKFINKLRKPAEAAPAATPEDTVLLREIRDSLKQR
- the uraH gene encoding hydroxyisourate hydrolase gives rise to the protein MGKLTTHVLDTAHGRPGAALKVDLYALDGESRRAIKTVLTNSDGRCDAPLLEGAALAAGEYELVFHAGDYFASIGVQVPEPRFVDRVVLRFGIADPGAHYHVPLLVSPWSYSTYRGS
- a CDS encoding LysR substrate-binding domain-containing protein, whose amino-acid sequence is MSQQREAIDTYLLRVLHTLLMERSVTRAAVKLNQSQPAISAALRRLRDITGDPLLVRGKSGMVPTEYGLRLLEPVQNALREIERIKFQQHSFDPATSIRCYRIGCPDYLNVLFVPTVVERFRLAAPNATLEFHSLGPAFDYELALEDGKLDIVVGNWPEPPEQLHLSNLFVDEIVCLMSNTHPFAKRGGLTLDQYLNAPHLAPTPYSVGQRGAIDVHLARERLKRHVVVTLPYFNLAPYVLVKSDLIFTTTRLFADHYAKFLPLSVVPAPLDFPPMQYYQLWHERCHYSDEVRWLRSLVAEATRTLIEA
- a CDS encoding NAD(P)-dependent oxidoreductase, with protein sequence MEVGFCGPGLMGAPMIRHLLAAGHRVGVWNRTRAKSEALAADGAQVVDTPRALAEQVETVLLCVLDARAVGDVVFGPDGLLSGDAAARRVRRIVDHSSIPPGVTRDYAKRAAELGVGWVDAPVSGGVPGAQAGTLAVMAGGCAEDLDAVRPLIDAYAARITHMGDAGAGQTAKLCNQAIVTATVTAIAEAVGLAQASGIDAARLAQALAGGWADSVLLQTFVPRMTSGGHPPIGALGTFQKDVDTIADAARDTGAVMPVSATVQQVLRLGAAMGLADADFAAFIDIVRPGNGRRQA
- a CDS encoding dodecin; its protein translation is MSDHTYKLIELTGSSRESSDDAIRNAIAKAASTLHNLHWFQVTETRGHIEGNQVIHWQVTLKVGLRIDD
- a CDS encoding tetratricopeptide repeat protein; protein product: MKKSLAALGFALLTLSSAAFAVPTLQQVEQSIAQRDWQRADTQLSQVIDAHPNNAHAHYLYAQVLDREGRTSDALAQLQRAKTLDPQLRFTDPSRFAQTEARIRADAGRVSNAPSAGAQSGTLRSSLAPAVAPAEKHGPSAGMWIGLGLIVAVIALVLRWTLRRARSAGDTRADDERRAQLKRATDVLNDIRPLKLDARLSTAPGAAALTSELEGIETDARELVEALSNGKNPVPSYRVDELEKRHASVKARVEGRPDPAAPASAPAGGSGSVFAQEADRLSGAQGQPYPPQQVPPPYPPQQQPPVVIQQGGGGFGGGMGGLLTGVLLGQAMSGGRDRVIEREVIVDDEHRRREADPGFDLGRGDDTNWDNGSGSSGGVDLGSNDDGWTDT